From Bacteroidota bacterium, the proteins below share one genomic window:
- a CDS encoding DUF1844 domain-containing protein, with product MDKDKSTQMFFSLIYSFQMQTMMHLGKIKNPVSDKIETDLPAAQATIDLIEMLLEKTKGNLADEEKRFIESALSDLKLNYVEESSKPAQNSEEKKEELK from the coding sequence ATGGATAAAGATAAATCAACTCAAATGTTTTTTTCGCTCATCTACAGCTTTCAAATGCAGACGATGATGCACCTTGGAAAAATTAAAAACCCGGTATCAGATAAAATAGAAACGGATTTACCGGCAGCACAGGCAACAATAGATTTGATCGAAATGCTTTTGGAAAAAACTAAAGGTAATCTTGCCGACGAAGAAAAGAGATTTATAGAAAGCGCGCTCTCAGATTTAAAATTAAACTATGTTGAAGAAAGCAGCAAACCTGCACAAAATTCCGAAGAAAAAAAGGAAGAGCTTAAATGA
- a CDS encoding glycosyltransferase family 4 protein has product MSQEKKRKPKVLLTNGSDIYSGGEYFVLEFGKKLKERGYDVTICCHPRILLYEKAKAFGINLFPVDFPVKGEIFKFTKIIYDYIKKNKIDIVHTNNNYDRTAAGFAAKFAGAGHITMNHSYHSISHNITQWLRNQYCTNYFLVDGFCTKELLASKDKIDPEKIKVIHLGIEPDSMRKDAALRKKVRDEFNISDDTILFGNTGRLVEFKGQEYLVKSFAQVAKHFDNIKLMIVGNGHLEQKLKDLTNEFGLNDNIIFPGFRDDMQAVYSAFDVYLHSSVEGGGETFPFSVLYSLAQGIPAVVTDVGDVAKMIDQGETGFFVADKNPEAMAEKIIYLLNNKNHLPEFGSNALKLLHKKFTLDIMFDNIIDVYNKIPLKKN; this is encoded by the coding sequence TTGAGCCAGGAGAAAAAAAGAAAGCCGAAAGTTTTATTAACGAACGGTTCAGATATTTATTCCGGCGGAGAGTATTTTGTTCTTGAGTTCGGGAAGAAATTAAAGGAACGCGGATATGATGTTACTATATGCTGCCATCCCAGAATTTTGCTTTATGAAAAAGCAAAAGCATTCGGGATAAATTTATTTCCTGTTGATTTTCCTGTGAAGGGTGAAATATTCAAGTTCACAAAAATTATTTATGATTATATTAAGAAAAATAAAATTGATATAGTTCATACAAATAATAATTATGACAGGACTGCTGCCGGCTTTGCAGCTAAGTTTGCAGGAGCAGGACATATAACGATGAACCATTCATATCATTCCATTTCGCATAATATTACTCAGTGGCTCCGAAATCAATACTGCACTAATTATTTTCTTGTTGACGGCTTTTGCACAAAAGAACTATTAGCATCAAAAGATAAAATTGATCCTGAAAAGATAAAAGTTATACATCTTGGCATTGAGCCGGACTCTATGAGGAAAGATGCTGCATTAAGAAAAAAAGTGCGAGATGAATTTAATATTTCAGATGACACGATTTTGTTCGGTAATACAGGAAGATTGGTTGAGTTCAAAGGACAGGAATACCTTGTGAAATCTTTCGCTCAGGTTGCAAAACACTTTGATAATATAAAATTAATGATTGTCGGCAACGGGCATCTTGAACAAAAATTGAAAGATTTAACAAACGAATTTGGTCTGAATGATAACATAATATTCCCGGGATTCCGTGATGACATGCAGGCAGTTTATTCTGCTTTCGATGTCTATCTGCATTCTTCTGTTGAAGGGGGAGGCGAGACGTTTCCGTTTTCTGTCTTATACTCTCTTGCGCAGGGAATTCCGGCAGTTGTGACCGATGTAGGTGATGTTGCAAAAATGATTGATCAGGGTGAGACAGGTTTTTTTGTGGCGGATAAAAATCCCGAAGCTATGGCTGAAAAAATTATTTATTTGCTCAATAATAAAAACCACCTCCCGGAATTTGGAAGTAACGCATTGAAACTATTGCATAAAAAATTTACTTTAGATATTATGTTTGATAATATTATAGATGTTTACAATAAAATTCCATTAAAGAAGAATTAA
- a CDS encoding glycosyltransferase family 2 protein: MKVSGFTIIRNGVLYAYPFREAILSVLPLCDEFIVNVGKSDDNTLEMVKSIGDKRIKILESEWDMSIREGGKVLSIETNKALDRCSGDWRFYIQSDEVLHEKYIPEVKAKMEQHLNNDEVEGLRFKYKHFYGSYDYIQDNYRKWYVKEVRVIKKNPDIVSMGDAMNFAHKNYQNVKAVDIKAEIFHYGWVRPPQNLLDKRINFEKLYHSDEKVDEIKNKISNYDDLGHLKKFKGTHPKVMEEVIKNSNWNFDPKLAEQKPELIRKLGVFLEPVVKRIKNKK; the protein is encoded by the coding sequence ATGAAAGTATCAGGATTTACGATTATAAGGAACGGAGTTCTGTATGCATATCCTTTTAGGGAAGCAATATTATCTGTGCTGCCATTGTGTGACGAGTTTATTGTTAACGTGGGGAAGTCAGATGATAACACACTTGAAATGGTGAAGAGCATTGGTGATAAAAGAATAAAAATATTGGAATCAGAGTGGGATATGAGTATCCGCGAAGGCGGTAAAGTTCTTTCAATAGAAACGAATAAAGCGCTGGATAGATGTTCGGGCGACTGGCGATTTTATATTCAGTCAGATGAAGTACTTCACGAAAAATATATTCCTGAAGTGAAGGCAAAAATGGAACAGCATCTGAACAATGATGAAGTTGAAGGATTAAGATTTAAGTACAAGCATTTTTACGGCAGCTATGATTACATTCAGGATAATTACAGAAAGTGGTATGTAAAAGAAGTGAGAGTAATTAAAAAAAATCCTGATATTGTTTCAATGGGCGATGCAATGAATTTTGCCCATAAGAATTATCAGAATGTGAAAGCAGTTGATATAAAAGCTGAGATATTCCATTACGGCTGGGTAAGGCCGCCGCAGAATTTATTAGATAAAAGAATTAATTTTGAAAAGCTTTATCACAGTGATGAAAAAGTTGATGAAATTAAAAATAAAATAAGTAACTACGATGACCTTGGTCATTTGAAGAAGTTTAAAGGAACGCATCCGAAAGTAATGGAAGAAGTTATAAAAAATTCGAACTGGAATTTTGATCCGAAACTTGCTGAGCAAAAACCCGAATTAATAAGAAAGCTCGGAGTATTTCTTGAGCCCGTAGTTAAAAGAATAAAAAATAAAAAATAA
- a CDS encoding NAD(+)/NADH kinase, translating into MIFGITGNIEKENLYEVIKDIGDFLLKNKTEFFIDSKLFIKSTKSIYKKYSAPIASILKKKDLILLSLGGDGTFLNSARVVGNRNIPILGVNLGNLGFLAEVRANEITGFLKEMLKGKFRITERNILEAMVNNKKIYGLNDIVIDKANSIRMINIDAFFNDERIFKMVADGIIISTPTGSTGYSLSSGGPVISPHSSVFSATPICPHSLNIRPIILPDDGEITIKTLGSSNARVTADGQTYVTGKSPMEVKLRKADYTVKLVKRMDSTYFDTLKKKLLWSEDKRK; encoded by the coding sequence ATGATTTTCGGAATAACCGGAAATATTGAAAAAGAAAATCTTTATGAGGTAATTAAAGATATTGGCGATTTCCTTTTAAAAAACAAAACAGAATTCTTTATTGATTCTAAGTTGTTTATTAAGTCAACCAAAAGTATTTATAAAAAATATTCTGCACCTATTGCTTCCATATTAAAGAAAAAAGATTTGATTCTTTTATCTTTAGGGGGCGATGGCACATTTCTTAACTCAGCAAGAGTCGTAGGAAACAGAAACATTCCTATACTTGGAGTAAACCTGGGTAACCTTGGCTTCCTTGCTGAAGTCCGCGCCAATGAAATTACAGGGTTTTTAAAAGAGATGCTGAAAGGAAAATTCAGAATTACAGAAAGGAATATTCTGGAAGCAATGGTTAACAATAAAAAAATCTATGGCTTAAATGACATTGTTATAGATAAGGCGAACTCGATAAGAATGATTAACATTGACGCATTTTTTAATGATGAAAGAATATTCAAAATGGTAGCTGACGGCATTATTATCTCTACTCCGACAGGTTCAACGGGTTATTCGCTGTCCTCAGGGGGACCTGTGATAAGTCCTCATAGCTCTGTTTTCTCTGCAACTCCGATTTGCCCGCACTCTTTAAATATCAGACCAATTATTTTACCTGATGACGGAGAGATAACAATTAAAACTTTGGGAAGCTCTAACGCAAGAGTGACTGCAGACGGTCAGACTTACGTTACAGGAAAATCTCCTATGGAAGTTAAGTTAAGAAAAGCAGACTACACTGTTAAACTTGTTAAAAGGATGGATAGTACTTACTTTGATACTCTTAAGAAAAAATTGTTATGGAGTGAGGATAAACGAAAATAA
- a CDS encoding ATP-binding cassette domain-containing protein translates to MANLFMLLVVLFSLLSLLAIFPFVDLLFKEKPTEIVNQNITSFGDIKDRIIYEFSILLTKYDKLDVLLFLCIAIVLTFVLKNVFSFMQTYYMTIVEQGVLKDLRSDLYSQYLRLPLSFFTEERKGNLISRIINDVQIMRDSSIAVINSMFRDPPMLILYTVILFVINWKLTLIVFLLAPVTALILSKVGDSLKRSSQRSQEKISNITSILDESIGAIRIVKAFNMEKYEQQRFDYENNRYQYDMTRLERKKALGSPISESIGVITIAIILYIVGYQILTKTSNMTVGTFIVYLGTFLQMMPSLKLIGQVTNSIKEGSAASERVFGLIDIKPDIMDLPDAKPLTEFKETIEFKNVNFKYEKSEEILGNVNLKINKGEIVALVGPSGAGKSTLVDLIPRFYDVQSGEISIDGTNIKNVKAGDLRKLMGIVTQETLLFNDTIRNNIAYGESEISLEKIIDAAKAANAHNFISKLDTGYDTVIGDRGVKLSGGERQRLSIARALLKNPPILILDEATSSLDTESEILVQQAIERLMEGRTSVVIAHRLSTIKNADKIVVIAKGEIVEVGKHSELLEKNGIYNKLHNIQFRYQEFKG, encoded by the coding sequence ATGGCAAACCTGTTTATGCTGCTTGTGGTACTGTTTAGCCTGCTATCCCTTCTTGCAATTTTTCCATTTGTGGACCTGCTTTTTAAGGAAAAACCTACAGAGATAGTTAATCAAAATATCACTTCTTTCGGAGATATTAAAGATAGAATAATATACGAATTCAGTATTCTTTTAACCAAGTATGATAAGCTTGATGTACTGCTATTTCTGTGCATTGCAATTGTTCTGACATTTGTTTTAAAAAATGTTTTTTCATTTATGCAGACTTACTACATGACCATAGTTGAACAGGGAGTTTTAAAAGATTTGCGCTCGGATTTGTATTCACAATATCTTCGTCTGCCATTAAGTTTTTTTACTGAAGAAAGAAAAGGAAATCTTATATCAAGAATTATTAACGATGTACAGATAATGAGGGACTCCTCAATTGCCGTTATTAATAGTATGTTCCGTGATCCCCCTATGCTGATTTTATATACGGTGATTTTATTTGTTATTAACTGGAAGCTCACATTAATTGTATTTTTGCTTGCACCCGTCACAGCTTTAATATTAAGTAAAGTCGGTGACTCATTAAAAAGAAGCAGCCAGCGCTCGCAGGAAAAAATTTCAAACATTACTTCGATACTCGATGAATCCATAGGTGCTATAAGAATTGTAAAGGCATTCAATATGGAAAAGTATGAACAGCAAAGATTCGATTACGAGAATAATCGTTACCAGTATGATATGACCCGGCTTGAAAGAAAGAAAGCATTGGGTTCACCAATATCTGAATCCATTGGAGTTATAACAATTGCAATTATTCTTTATATAGTAGGTTATCAGATTCTGACTAAGACAAGTAACATGACTGTAGGGACTTTCATAGTTTATCTCGGTACATTTTTGCAGATGATGCCTTCACTAAAACTAATAGGTCAAGTTACAAACAGCATCAAGGAAGGTTCGGCAGCATCCGAAAGAGTGTTTGGGTTAATCGATATTAAACCCGATATAATGGATTTGCCCGATGCAAAACCTTTAACTGAATTTAAAGAAACAATCGAATTTAAGAATGTAAATTTCAAATATGAGAAATCCGAAGAGATTTTAGGGAATGTTAATCTTAAAATAAATAAAGGTGAGATAGTAGCACTTGTAGGACCGAGCGGCGCAGGAAAATCAACTTTAGTAGATTTAATACCGAGATTTTACGATGTACAGTCAGGTGAAATTTCAATTGACGGTACAAATATAAAAAATGTTAAGGCGGGGGACTTAAGAAAACTCATGGGAATTGTGACACAGGAAACTTTGTTATTTAATGATACAATAAGAAACAATATTGCCTACGGTGAAAGTGAAATTTCATTGGAGAAAATTATTGATGCTGCTAAAGCAGCGAACGCACACAATTTTATTTCAAAGCTTGATACAGGTTACGACACGGTAATTGGTGACAGGGGAGTTAAACTCTCAGGCGGTGAAAGACAGCGTTTATCTATAGCAAGAGCATTGTTAAAAAATCCTCCGATTTTAATTTTAGATGAAGCTACATCATCACTGGATACTGAATCAGAAATTTTAGTTCAGCAGGCAATTGAAAGATTAATGGAAGGAAGAACATCGGTAGTTATTGCTCACAGATTATCTACAATTAAAAACGCAGATAAAATTGTTGTGATTGCAAAAGGTGAAATTGTTGAAGTCGGTAAGCACTCAGAGCTGCTCGAGAAAAACGGAATATACAATAAGCTTCACAATATTCAGTTCAGATATCAGGAATTTAAAGGATGA
- the rffA gene encoding dTDP-4-amino-4,6-dideoxygalactose transaminase: protein MIPFNKPFITQSEEKYLQQVIKNNKFCGDGDFTRKCNQWLENYFSINKALLTTSCTHALELTSLLMNIEEGDEIIMPSFTFVSAANAYVLRGAKIVFVDIRPDTMNIDENKIEEAITDKTKAIVLVHYAGVGCNMDKIMQIAKEHNLFVVEDAAHCINATYHGKQLGSIGHFGTLSFHETKNFQCGEGGAILVNDDKYSERAEVVKDKGTNINKFKAGIVDRYSWVDIGSSYSPSEFNAAFLYAQFEIADEITKKRNLLADTYRENMSVLADKEHIELQIYPEHCKPNGHIFYFKLNDYEQRKAMIAHLRENGVQSVFHYVPLHSSVGGKKYGRFHGEDRYTTKESERLLRLPLYHELEVNEVNYICDKVKEFYK, encoded by the coding sequence TTGATTCCATTTAATAAACCCTTCATAACGCAATCCGAAGAAAAGTACTTACAGCAGGTTATAAAAAATAATAAGTTCTGCGGTGACGGTGACTTTACCAGAAAATGCAACCAATGGCTTGAGAATTATTTCAGCATAAATAAAGCACTTCTAACAACATCATGTACACATGCTTTGGAGTTAACTTCTTTATTGATGAATATAGAAGAAGGCGATGAAATTATTATGCCTTCTTTTACATTTGTATCTGCTGCAAATGCTTATGTTTTGCGAGGAGCGAAAATTGTGTTCGTGGATATTCGTCCCGATACAATGAACATTGATGAAAATAAAATCGAAGAGGCAATTACTGATAAAACTAAAGCAATTGTGTTAGTTCACTACGCAGGTGTAGGATGCAATATGGATAAAATCATGCAGATTGCAAAAGAGCATAACTTATTTGTAGTTGAAGATGCGGCGCATTGTATTAATGCAACGTATCATGGAAAACAATTAGGAAGTATCGGACACTTCGGAACGCTTAGCTTTCACGAAACAAAAAATTTTCAATGCGGCGAGGGCGGAGCAATATTGGTAAACGATGATAAATATTCTGAGCGTGCTGAAGTTGTAAAAGATAAAGGCACGAACATAAATAAATTCAAAGCCGGAATAGTTGATAGATACAGCTGGGTAGATATCGGTTCAAGTTATTCTCCCAGTGAATTCAATGCTGCATTCTTATACGCTCAGTTTGAAATTGCAGATGAGATTACAAAGAAAAGGAATCTGCTGGCTGATACTTACAGGGAAAATATGTCAGTTCTAGCTGATAAGGAACATATTGAATTACAAATTTATCCTGAACATTGCAAACCGAACGGTCATATCTTTTATTTCAAGCTAAATGATTACGAACAACGTAAAGCAATGATTGCACATTTGCGTGAGAACGGAGTGCAATCTGTATTTCACTACGTACCTTTGCATTCATCAGTGGGCGGAAAAAAATACGGAAGATTTCATGGGGAAGATAGGTATACAACAAAAGAAAGTGAAAGATTATTAAGACTTCCATTGTATCACGAGCTCGAAGTAAACGAAGTAAATTATATTTGCGATAAAGTAAAAGAATTTTATAAATAG
- a CDS encoding DUF3808 domain-containing protein: MNPKILTLLFLFSILIYNHSYSIGIDDDIRSGMNDIYNLKFEDAESKFIDIQKRNPDDIKGYFYQAVVYYYRALPTRDDKMFDKFIDLTDNILDKCDAKLDKNENDIETLYYKGLTHSYRSLIFLNLNKSLLKAASNGNDGYRILSDVIQKKPDFYDAYMGLGLYKIAIGFVPEKFQWLLSIIGFDGNIKNGLDLLKTAMDKGRFTRVDAKVYYAISSITEKEDENTVSIKLSKELYDEYPESPIFNLIYATMLLERMKVDESIEYCKKALTLNTHSLQPEIKKGTYALIGNAYFRKNDFVNAAASLEEHLKYVNKEDRYNVSCYTLGISYEMSGNRTKAVESYSKARNIFIDERDGEAEKLFYRLSMERIKKPLRDIDSISVIAMNLRESGNFDAAIEKYNTLLETSQLSKFSTDDDKAYLYSNIGHAYLMKKDYNKAIEYFNKTVALSPKTELWHVPHSYFELGKIYWRKGDKQKASGYFEKIYDYSDYDFKNFLEMRLANFKAKN, encoded by the coding sequence ATGAACCCTAAAATTTTAACTCTACTTTTCCTTTTTTCAATTCTGATATACAACCATTCTTATTCAATCGGAATTGACGACGATATCCGCTCGGGGATGAACGACATTTACAATCTTAAATTTGAAGATGCCGAATCAAAATTTATCGATATACAAAAACGTAATCCCGATGACATAAAAGGTTACTTCTATCAGGCTGTAGTTTATTACTACAGAGCCTTACCTACAAGAGACGATAAAATGTTTGATAAGTTCATTGACCTTACCGATAATATTCTGGATAAATGCGATGCCAAGCTTGATAAAAATGAAAATGATATTGAAACACTTTATTATAAAGGGCTTACACATTCCTACCGCTCACTTATTTTTTTAAACCTGAATAAAAGTTTACTAAAGGCAGCATCTAACGGAAACGATGGATACAGAATTTTATCGGATGTTATCCAGAAGAAACCTGATTTTTATGATGCGTATATGGGACTAGGTCTCTATAAAATTGCAATCGGCTTCGTTCCTGAAAAATTTCAGTGGCTGCTTTCTATTATAGGATTTGACGGGAACATAAAGAACGGTTTAGACCTTTTAAAAACTGCAATGGATAAAGGCAGATTTACCAGAGTTGACGCTAAAGTATATTATGCCATTTCAAGCATTACAGAAAAAGAAGATGAGAACACTGTTTCAATAAAACTTTCAAAAGAACTTTATGATGAATATCCCGAGAGCCCAATATTTAATCTTATTTATGCAACAATGCTTTTAGAGAGAATGAAAGTTGATGAATCAATTGAGTATTGTAAAAAAGCTTTAACACTCAATACACACTCTCTCCAGCCTGAAATAAAAAAAGGAACATATGCACTTATTGGTAACGCTTACTTCAGAAAAAATGATTTTGTAAATGCTGCTGCAAGCTTAGAAGAACATCTCAAGTATGTTAATAAAGAAGACCGCTACAATGTAAGCTGCTACACACTCGGTATCAGCTACGAAATGTCAGGCAACAGAACAAAAGCTGTTGAAAGTTATTCCAAAGCAAGAAATATTTTCATTGATGAACGCGACGGTGAAGCAGAAAAGCTTTTCTATAGATTAAGTATGGAGAGAATCAAAAAGCCGTTGAGAGATATAGATTCTATTTCCGTAATAGCAATGAATTTAAGAGAATCAGGAAACTTTGATGCTGCTATAGAAAAGTACAACACATTACTCGAGACTTCTCAGCTTTCTAAATTTTCAACTGATGACGATAAAGCATATTTGTATTCAAATATCGGTCATGCATATTTAATGAAAAAAGATTATAACAAAGCTATTGAGTACTTCAATAAAACAGTAGCTTTATCTCCAAAAACTGAGTTATGGCATGTGCCTCACTCATATTTTGAGCTTGGTAAAATTTACTGGAGAAAAGGCGATAAGCAAAAAGCCTCAGGATATTTTGAAAAAATTTACGATTACTCAGATTATGATTTCAAAAATTTTCTGGAGATGCGGCTTGCTAATTTTAAAGCAAAGAATTAA
- a CDS encoding O-antigen ligase family protein codes for MIHLAKLRHRLNITILVCLTIQIFSASFSIAVSSIAFGIWGGLWIIEVLFLDRKLLYDIDTFKELKWINIFIGLYIFIDFLSRVFAFYPEDALIGVKRNLLFLIFFVCIMKVYDKKILFNLLIAVLAIQSLISLGELVQYFISLKNSLGDTPFSEIRIDYLAYPLTSGEIKMLIFFLFFPLLFLKGRSLFMDKRMLIGLLIPVFISMILTQSRNVFVALFVCMIIVGLVVNRRFLLIFIAAIILGGFFLPEKYTARVKSIWNLDHNSNAPRLTMWQNGWKMFINNPILGVGDNKVMEVYQYYRPEMTPNEHSHLHSNIMMILATNGILGFIVWVGFFLLIFLKYLRYYKMNLAQEYKLMILGCILVLISFHISGIFEWSYGDAEVFSVLFFILAIPFNIYKFNISTTFKSYIYN; via the coding sequence TTGATACATTTAGCAAAGCTTAGACATAGATTAAATATTACAATTCTCGTCTGCCTGACAATACAGATTTTTTCTGCAAGTTTTTCAATTGCAGTATCTTCTATTGCGTTCGGTATATGGGGCGGACTATGGATTATTGAAGTTCTTTTCTTAGACAGAAAACTTCTTTATGATATAGATACTTTTAAAGAGCTGAAATGGATTAATATTTTTATCGGATTATATATCTTTATTGATTTTCTTTCACGTGTTTTTGCATTCTATCCTGAAGATGCTTTGATAGGAGTAAAACGAAATCTTCTCTTCCTTATTTTCTTTGTATGCATAATGAAAGTTTATGATAAGAAAATTTTATTCAATCTTCTTATCGCCGTGCTTGCAATACAGTCTTTAATTTCACTGGGAGAACTGGTTCAATATTTTATCTCCTTGAAAAATTCTTTGGGAGATACTCCATTCAGTGAAATTCGCATTGATTACCTTGCATATCCTTTAACATCGGGTGAAATAAAAATGCTGATTTTCTTTTTATTCTTTCCTTTGTTATTTCTTAAAGGAAGAAGTCTCTTTATGGATAAGAGAATGCTCATTGGACTTTTGATACCTGTATTCATATCTATGATTTTAACACAGTCCCGAAATGTATTCGTCGCTCTTTTTGTCTGCATGATAATTGTAGGATTAGTTGTAAACAGAAGATTTCTTTTAATTTTTATTGCTGCAATTATACTCGGTGGATTTTTCCTTCCTGAAAAATATACTGCCCGGGTAAAAAGTATCTGGAACTTAGACCATAACAGTAACGCTCCACGGTTGACCATGTGGCAGAACGGCTGGAAGATGTTTATTAACAATCCGATATTGGGAGTTGGTGATAATAAAGTGATGGAAGTGTATCAGTATTACCGTCCTGAAATGACTCCGAACGAACACTCGCATTTACACAGCAATATAATGATGATACTTGCAACGAACGGAATACTCGGCTTCATTGTGTGGGTGGGATTTTTTCTTCTGATATTTTTAAAATATCTAAGGTATTATAAAATGAATCTTGCGCAGGAATATAAACTGATGATACTCGGATGTATTTTGGTTTTAATTTCATTCCACATATCGGGAATTTTTGAGTGGAGTTATGGCGATGCCGAGGTTTTCTCCGTACTGTTTTTCATTCTTGCTATTCCATTTAACATCTATAAGTTCAACATTTCAACAACGTTTAAGTCATACATATATAATTGA
- a CDS encoding pyridoxine 5'-phosphate synthase, which yields MTKLSINVNKFALLRNSRGHNNPDVVRVAIDAQMFGADGITVHPRPDERHIKYEDVAKLKSIITTEFNIEGNPREQKFVDLVLANKPTQVTLVPDAQNQLTSDHGWDTIENENYLKEIIAVFKNAGIRTSLFVDPVVEMVEGAKKTGTDRIELYTEAYAKDFHSGKEAAIAKYREAALKAVELNIGINAGHDLDLDNLKYFYDNIPNLLEVSIGHALVCDSLYMGFENVVRMYKEQLQ from the coding sequence ATGACTAAGCTTTCAATTAATGTTAATAAATTTGCTCTCCTAAGAAACAGCCGGGGACACAATAATCCTGATGTCGTAAGAGTAGCAATAGACGCACAGATGTTTGGCGCAGATGGTATAACAGTTCATCCCCGACCCGATGAAAGACACATAAAATATGAAGATGTGGCTAAATTGAAAAGTATTATTACTACTGAATTTAATATAGAAGGTAATCCGCGGGAGCAAAAATTTGTTGATTTAGTTTTAGCAAATAAGCCGACACAGGTAACTCTTGTACCGGATGCTCAAAATCAGTTGACATCTGACCATGGTTGGGATACAATTGAAAATGAAAATTACCTTAAAGAAATTATTGCAGTTTTTAAAAATGCCGGAATAAGAACATCATTGTTCGTTGATCCCGTTGTTGAAATGGTTGAAGGCGCAAAGAAGACAGGTACTGACAGAATAGAGTTATATACTGAGGCTTATGCAAAAGATTTTCATTCAGGGAAAGAAGCTGCAATTGCAAAATACAGAGAGGCAGCATTAAAAGCTGTTGAATTAAATATTGGGATTAATGCAGGTCATGATTTGGACCTGGATAACCTTAAATATTTCTATGATAATATTCCGAACTTACTGGAAGTTTCAATAGGGCATGCTTTGGTTTGTGATTCGTTGTATATGGGATTTGAAAATGTTGTGAGAATGTATAAAGAGCAGCTGCAGTAA